In a single window of the Elaeis guineensis isolate ETL-2024a chromosome 4, EG11, whole genome shotgun sequence genome:
- the LOC105043620 gene encoding autophagy-related protein 8f, translated as MANTSFKEQHDFAKRKAEAARIRQKYPDRVPVIVEKAARSDIPSIDKKKYLVPSDLTLGQFAYVIRKRIDLSAEKAIFMFVDNVLPPTGALMSNLYEDKKDEDGFLYFIYSGENTFGGQNMH; from the exons ATGGCGAATACTTCTTTCAAGGAGCAGCATGACTTTG CTAAGAGAAAGGCGGAGGCAGCGAGGATCAGGCAGAAGTATCCAGATAGGGTTCCG GTGATCGTAGAGAAGGCAGCAAGGAGTGACATACCTAGCATTGACAAGAAAAA GTATTTGGTCCCGTCAGACTTGACTCTTGGGCAGTTTGCCTATGTTATTCGCAAGAGAATTGATCTGAGCGCAGAGAAGGCCATCTTTATGTTCGTGGATAATGTGCTTCCACCTACTG GTGCTTTGATGTCCAATTTATATGAGGACAAGAAGGACGAAGATGGGTTCCTCTACTTCATCTACAGTGGAGAAAACACTTTCGGGGGTCAAAATATGCATTAG